The sequence AATGCAGCACTCATTGTAGCTGCCAAACAAAAAGGAATCCCGGTCATATCGGAGATCGAGTTTGCATGGCGGTATTGTGAAGGGAAGGTGATCGCCATCACCGGAAGCAACGGCAAGACGACCACCACTTCCTTGATCTACCATATCCTGTCAAAAGCCGGATTGAGTGTTGGTCTCGGAGGAAACATCGGTAAAAGTTTTGCCGCATTGGTGCTGGACGATCCACACGACTATTACGTGATCGAGATGAGCAGCTTTCAATTGGACAGCATCAAGGACTTCCGACCCGACATTGCTGTGCTGCTGAACATCACGCCTGATCACCTGGACCGGTATGACAACAAAATGGAGAATTATGTGGCGTCGAAGTTTCGGATCACCATGAACCAGCAAGCATCGGATTTTCTGGTGTATTGCGCAGATGACCCGGAGATCGAAAACTATATGAAGCAACATCCGTCCGGCGCGGCGCGGATGCCTTTCAGTCTTCAGAAAACCTTCACACGAGGAGCCTTTGTCAATGAAAACAGCATTGAGATTAAAACCCAACATAAAGAATTAAACATGACGATCCACCAATTAGCGCTTCAGGGAAAACACAACCTGTACAATTCCATGGCCGCAGCCATCGCCGCCAAGCTGCTCGACATCAGGAATGATGTGATCCGTGATAGCCTGACCGATTTTCAAAACATCGAACATCGGCTCGAAAGGGTTGGTAGCGTGCATGGGATTCACTTCATCAACGACTCCAAGGCCACCAATGTCAACTCGGTATGGTACGCGCTGGAAAGCGTGGAAGCTCCGGTGATATGGATTGCAGGTGGGGTAGACAAAGGTAATGATTACAGCATGCTGGATGAACTGGTCAAACAAAAAGTCAAAGTGCTGATCTGTCTGGGAAAGGATAACAAAAAACTGATGCACGCTTTTGACGGAAAAGTACAAACCATACTGGAAGCCGGTTCAGCAGAGGATGCTGTTATTCAGGCATACCGCGCCGGGAAGAAAGGAGATACCGTATTGCTTTCACCGGCCTGCGCCAGTTTTGACCTTTTTGAGAATTACGAAGATCGGGGTAGAAAATTCAAACAAGCTGTAAAATCCCTCTGATGCATGAGCACATTCTTTGATCGATATGAGAATAACGATTCACAGGTGAACCAGACACCTGGAGGAACACGGGCCCAGGTTCAGTCTTCCTATCAACACAAATATGTTGAACATAGGATGGAATTCGTAGCACGCATTCGGGGCGTCGACTACATCAATCACTCCATCGCCACCAACCTGGAAGGCGTGTGGGACTCATTGGCAAAATCCGACAAGCCTGTCGTCTGGATTGCAGGAAATATCGATCATCAGGCCGATTACAACATGCTCAACGAAGTGATATCCGATCATGTAAAGGCCATCGTTGCCATGGGACCGCATAAGAATTTCAGGCTGATGCAAGCCTTTTCAAAATATGTAAAAACC is a genomic window of Flavobacteriales bacterium containing:
- the murD gene encoding UDP-N-acetylmuramoyl-L-alanine--D-glutamate ligase, whose protein sequence is MKNIAIIGAGESGTGAARLAQAKGMGVWVSDIGQIADKYKDVLCHHDIGFEEGTHSTEKILACDEIIISPGIPLNAALIVAAKQKGIPVISEIEFAWRYCEGKVIAITGSNGKTTTTSLIYHILSKAGLSVGLGGNIGKSFAALVLDDPHDYYVIEMSSFQLDSIKDFRPDIAVLLNITPDHLDRYDNKMENYVASKFRITMNQQASDFLVYCADDPEIENYMKQHPSGAARMPFSLQKTFTRGAFVNENSIEIKTQHKELNMTIHQLALQGKHNLYNSMAAAIAAKLLDIRNDVIRDSLTDFQNIEHRLERVGSVHGIHFINDSKATNVNSVWYALESVEAPVIWIAGGVDKGNDYSMLDELVKQKVKVLICLGKDNKKLMHAFDGKVQTILEAGSAEDAVIQAYRAGKKGDTVLLSPACASFDLFENYEDRGRKFKQAVKSL